The sequence TCTGAGTTTGAAGGATATCAAGTGCAGCCAGATAAGATCACGGTCGAAGGGGAAATTTTGAAAGTGTTGAAAAAATATAAAATTGCCGAGAATTTAAAAAGCGCTAGCAGAACTGACAGAGGAGTATCCGCAATTGGAAACGTAATAAAAATAGAAACTGGCAGAGATGTAAAAACAGTATTTGGCATATTGAATTCTCAATTACGCAATATATATTTTTACTCTTACGCAATAACTACTAAAGATTTCAACCCCAGAATAGCATCTGAAAGATTTTATAAATACTATTTTTTAGATCTTGGATTCGATTTAAAAAAGATGAAAGCCTGTGCAGAGTTATTTTTAGGAACCCATGATTTTAGTGCATTTTCTAAATCAGATGGCAGAAACAGTACAAGAACTGTCAAGAGGATTGTTATTAAAAAACTGAATAATTTTTACGTTTTAGAAATTGTAGGAGAGAGTTTTATGTGGAATATGGTTCGCAGAATAGTAGGTGCAATACAACAGGTTGGG is a genomic window of Thermoplasmata archaeon containing:
- the truA gene encoding tRNA pseudouridine(38-40) synthase TruA, with protein sequence MYLLLKFAYLGSEFEGYQVQPDKITVEGEILKVLKKYKIAENLKSASRTDRGVSAIGNVIKIETGRDVKTVFGILNSQLRNIYFYSYAITTKDFNPRIASERFYKYYFLDLGFDLKKMKACAELFLGTHDFSAFSKSDGRNSTRTVKRIVIKKLNNFYVLEIVGESFMWNMVRRIVGAIQQVGLHKIDIDDVKDSLYNKKSSKFIVNAENLILVNVKYSQKFRKIEKNKIPIEEYEKSFIIHNFYNELLKM